In the Hevea brasiliensis isolate MT/VB/25A 57/8 chromosome 8, ASM3005281v1, whole genome shotgun sequence genome, AATGCTAGTGGTAAGCCATTATATGACGAAACACTGTCTGTACTGCGGCGAAGCTGATTTTCGTCTGATTTCATGATATCGGCAGACAGCAGGTACAGTCTCTTCATTTTCTATAATCCTTCTTTTTtaagattttttctttttttatttacccatctctctctctctctctctgtgtgtgtgtgcgcgcgctTTTCCGATTCTTTCTGCTTGTTAGGATGAATATTTATGGCTATTGCCTGATTTGTCAAGGCACATTCTTGCTTGTAATGTCTTATCTTCAATGGGAAAAGGGTTGTAATTTATGAGGTAATGTAATGGAATAGTTAGCTTCAATTCTCCTTGTTCTTTTGTTAGTAAGTTGCAGGACTAAATGTCTCTTTCAAACGCTTCTGGTTGGATTAGCTCAGGAAAGGTTTATTGGAATGATTTTAGAGATACCCATCAATAAAATAGGAGTTGCAACAGCGCCATTTTTCTTTCTTGAATTCTGTGCCTTCTTTTATTATCTTCTGATtttgaatataaaaaaaaaatgaattttgctAGTGGAGGTGTGGAGAGACTCGTAGCTACAATACAACGATGAACAGtgtcgattgaattttaaaaattttaaatatttaatttacttttTCTTACTGCCACGCATCCTGAAATAGAGGCTTGATGTGCTGCTAGTACCCGCGAGAAGAAGATGTGGGGTCAGCGGATTAATGGCAGTCACTCGGCTAGTTAAATCAATAAATGAGTATGAAAAAGCCTTGTTACCTACACGCATCCTTAAATGTGCTGGATGATACTTGTGCTATCTGTCTGTTGGCTTGCCGAGGTAGATTTGATTCGGATCGGTTAATCAGTAGTTTATTGGTCGGTATCCTGAGAACCGATTCGCCCGGTTCGTGTTTTGGTGGCCGGTCATATCACTTTTATATTttcactatttatttaatttactttTGTAAAATTTACAATGCATATAATTGCGTACCATTTTTAGATTTTGTTTATTACATGCAATTTTGGTTATTAATCAATTCATTCTGGATGGACcttcaaattaaattataagatTTGGTTACTGAAAAGATGGGATCCACTTGGTTGGCTCCAAATTTGTCCATAGCTGCTTGTTTGAGAAACAAAAAAGATTATTGAACTGATCCATTTTGCTGAAAAACCATGTAAACCAGGACAGTGTCTGATATAAAGAAAGCTTCTAGGTAAGGCACTTAACGACCCACATCATGGATGATAACAGTGATCCATTTCCCCAGCTGGGGAGTGTGTATAGAAAAGGTTCTGGTGGTAGCCATGTTAAACGATCGAGTAAAAATGTGGCAAATGTCATTATAGAATCTGCACACAGATACAGTGGAAAGATTGCTGCAGAAGGCCGTGGTCCTCAGATCTCTACTCCTAGTGCATGGGAACGTCCAAAATTGATGTATAAGCTTGGGATGCAAATAAATAGCAATGCCAAGACAAATCAAAATGCTGATTCTAAGAATTACTCTAGCTGTGGAAATGAATTTTCTTCTCAACAGAGCAGCTACTTTGAGCAGGGTCAGATTGGGAGTGCTCCTCAAGTTGGTTCCCGTAAGTTGAATGGTGGGGAAGAGAGGAAGATCAAAGATGAGATATCCAACTACCAAGTTGGTGGTGTTAGTGATGACAAGAATAGGATTGTTGATAACAGAGATGATGAAGAGATATTTGGCAgtagtgatgatgatgaactctTTGATGATGATTTTGATTTATATACAAGTGAAAAGAGCACTGAGATGCGTAAGAAGAGCAAGTGGTGCAATGCATTCTTTGATGACTTGGAAAAATTGACCGTTGAGGAGCTGAATTCACCGGGAAGAAAGTGGCATTGCCCTGCTTGCATAGGGGGTCCTGGTGCCATTGACTGGTATCGAGGTCTGGAGCCCTTAATGTATCATGCTATGATGAGAAAGACAAGAAGGGCAAAGCTCCATCGCGTATTTGCTGAACTTTTGGATGAAGAGACACGGAAGAAGGGACTTTCACTCTCTCCACTTGGTGTAGCCTTTGGCAGGTGGCAAGGTCTAAATGAGAGAGTCAAAGATTATGAAATTGTTTGGCCTCCAATGGTTGTCATCATGAACACAAGATATGAGCAGGAGGAAAATGGCAAGGTAATGCCATGTCTTCTGCTTTGATAGCTGAATGATTGAGTCTATTTATTatgctaaactttcatttaacgAAAATGTAAGTACGATGAATAATGAATTTGTATAGTTGAGCAAGATTTCTTGAATTTGTTAATAGTTAATTGTTTTCTTCTAAACTGGATTCTAGCAGTATATTGGCATGGGAAACCGAGAGCTTCTGGATCATTTCAAAACATATGCTGCATTGAAGGCTCGACATTCATATGGTCCGCAAGGGCATAGAGGGATAAGCGTGTTGATTTTTGATGACACAGCAGCAGGTTATTTAGAGGCTGTTCGGCTGCATAAGCACTTCAAAGAGCAAGGAAGAGACAGGGATGCCTGGGATAGCAATCGATTTCCATTCTGTTCAGGGGGAAAGCGCCAACTCTATGGATACATGGCTTTGAAAGAAGATTTGCATATTTTCAACCTGCATTCCCAaggtcctctctctctctctgcccaCCCCATAACTCTGCATGTGCGTGTGTGAATATGCCGGCTAGTCAATTTTTAAGACTAACAGTTGGAATGCACCCTCCAAATCTGTCAAATATTCCATGCTTATTATGATTGATGATTTCAGGTATCTAGAATTTAAATGTGACTTGGGAACCATGTTGCTTCATGATAAAACTGATAGTGCAATATATTTCAGTTTCGTTCACTTCTCTGCTTTCTGATCCCATACTGACATTTGAATTCTGGCAATAACGTTTTTGTCCTATTTAACTATACGTATAATTGATTAGGGAGGTCCAAGCTGAAATATGAGATGAGGTCATAccaggagatggttgagaaacgAATAAAGCAAATAAATGAGGATAGCCAACAGCTTGTCAGGTTTAAGGACAAGATTACTCAAGAACAAAAGCATTCGAAAGTTCTTGCTGAGTCTGTAAGCAGATTGAGTGAGGAGCTCTGTAAGACTATAGAAAAGAATCACAGCATGAGACGGCGAACTAAATTGCTGCTTGAAGAAAACAAAGGACAGGTGATTTTTCTGAATTACATGTTGCTGTTGTTATTACCTTGTCCTTTATAAAACCCAGCATTTTAGGTCAAAATGAAGTTCATGGAGGTTGTGATCTAATTGTGACTTCTATTGAGGCGCTAGTACCATATGCTCTGGTTCATAGAACATGTTAGGCAGCATTAGATGCTGGTATTTTGCTTAATCAATAGATTTGTTAGACGCAAGAAACCTATGAGACTGTTAGTTATCATGGTTTCTTTATATTAAATGTATTTCAAGGAACTGTGTGTATATACTttacaaatgatttatgcagaCATAGTCTTACATACTGGCATTAGCAGTGGATTTATGAGTATTTTCCACACTCAGGAGCtacattatattaaattattatttgctTTAATATTTGCATATATCTTAGTGAACTCTCATGCAATGCAGTATTACCcatgataaactttgatgattaaaGCACTGCCCCCTTAACTTTTACATATACTTGGGCCATTGCCGGGTTATCCTCTAAGAGGTGGTTGAATTTGAAGTCTTGTAAAATTTCACATTATCACAAAATCTTAGTTTCATCAAAAATAGTCATTCCTAGGTCTGCTTGGTATAATGTAAAAGTTAGGCCTAGTCCTTGCCTAGTTTGAAGGAAATTATTGCCATTAGAGTTAGTATAAGCCATGTTTTACACTGAAAATCCTTCAGATTAGAAATTAATCAGAATCAGGAACTcataaagtttaattaattttcaccaattcAGTAGGAAGAACAAGCCAGGTTTTCCTCTCTTTTCTTATCCTCCTGTTTTGTACTTCTGCATCAGTTTCAATTTCTTACTGTTGTATTTCTGTGATAATGCATTCTTTTTCAGACGAATTTCCAAGAACAATTTTTCAATGATCAAATCAAAATTATCCATCAAGCTATAGATGCAAAAGAAGATAATTTTGAGAAGTTGCAGCAGGAAAAGTGGGAGAAATTTGAGCAGTCAAATGCAAATCTCTCGACTATAAATGATACAAATAGGTAAAGTGCATACCATATCAAGCTATGATGCTAAGCTAACATTGTCCTTTGAAAAAAAGTAGCTGCTTTGTTCTATTATGGAGGTGTTGGGATACAGATGAAACCAGTTACACGAACAAAAACAATCTAGGCTACAAAGCATTCAATCAGAATAATTGCAGTTCCTTTCAGTTTGTTAAGAAATTGATAccctattattatattaattaatcagAAAATCCATACAATTCTATGCTTATATGACTTGCAATGTTTTCGAAATCTGTGTGCAAATAGGATGGAGGATATGGTTAGTTTCATAAAATCCCAGGATAAAGAGAGAGAAGAATTTGAAGCAGAGAGGAAGAAGCTGATAGAGACTCATGAAGACAAAAAGAGTTCAATTATGAAGAGATATTGGGAAGAGCTGCTTGAGTTGGAAAAAGAGTTGGAAAATGAGCTAAAACAACTTATGGAAAAGTACAACAAAGATCATCCAGGGATGAAAACCAGCAACAACTAGCCATAAATTTTAAGCTGAGCAGAGTGGAGAAGATAGCTGAATACGGAATCTACACATGCATACATTGGTAAACATCATCAAAAAGGAGAgaattcatttttcttttatgttatgtttggatattaaaatttgaaataaaggGTTTGGATTTAATTTTTACTTGTTAATTTTAGTATAAATTATTGATAATTTTAGTATAAATTCTTGATCAGTATTCCTGTTTTGTTTCTGTTTTGCCTGTAATGGTATTGCAAAAGTTTCAACTTCTCTACTGTATTTATGTGATCCAATTCTGGAATTGCCATGTAATGAAATCTTGTGATTTTTTCGCCTGGAACTGGGTGATCTAATCAGGAACTGAAACCAGATTGAAAAAATTGATCTAAATTAACTTGATGGAGGCCTATTTGGCATTAAGTTTCTAAAAGCAACTTttagaaaaaatattattttacatgCTATTAAAAGTTATTTTACTATTTTGGAGTTATGATTAGAACAtattaagtttttaattttaaattaatttttaatactttttaattaacatatttaaaatatatatatatatatataattttttttttcttgatagcAATTTCAATGGCAGTGTTAAACAAGGTCAGATTTTAGTTTTTAAAATGGATCAAGATTGATTGGTTCAATCCaattcattttaaaaaatataattaaatttgataagactgaattgaatggaatatgaaaCTATAATCGAAGGTTTGAACCTGATTTTCTTAATAAATCAAAACCGAGGATAAGAAATAAGTACATTTATTTTTACAAAATATAcctttttctaaattttatttgtattttaataaaataaaactttttgGACAAAATATCCCAAGCCCACATCAATTTGGGCCCATCCAAGTCCACCCCTGCTTCGAAGGCAGCAAGGTTTCTGCAAGTCCTCCGACAGTCCGCGGTGCTGAAAATGGAAACCGAGATGGAGAAGAGGAAACCAGTGGCTCTTTTCATGGCTTTTGGTAAAAAAAAGGCTATTTTTACCCAGTTGCTGTAAGTGCTTAACATCAAGTAATTTCACACTGTATGAGAATCTGGATGCGTCGATGGCAGGCATTATCTCCATTTATTGTGGATCAGTTTTACTAGCTTGGAGTTGCTCCAGAACTATTGAAAagagaccatttggtttggttccaGATAAAAAAGATGACTTCAGAATCAGCATAAATGCAGTAAAAGTGCTATCAATAGCCATAGCTTTAACTTATGCTTTATCTGCTAATGTGCTATCAGGAGCCATAGCTTATGCAATAAATGAAATTAGAAACTCTTTGGACTTTGGAGGATAACTCTATAATCTCACAAAAATTTTGTTTTTCGAGAAGAGATATGTGCATAATATGTTATGATATTGAAATCAGAGCACAGCTGAGTTCTCTAGAATGTCAGCATCGATTAATATAACAAGAATTCAAAGATACTGGCAGTTGCTCTCATATGTTTCTTACCAAACCCTTGCATCCTGCAAAATCTTCAAGAAGGATTTTTCCCCCCCGTTTTCTAGGATGCATCCTAAGTTTTATTAACTGGGTTTCACTCTTCTCGCTCAAAACTCAACAACCACAGAGGCATCTTCTCAAACGGAGTAGTAGTGTTCGTCAAGGTCAATGTCAAGTCCCTTGGTTCTTGCCACCGATTGTgtgaagtgttagtagtatgtcctagagtatattatttagtatgtatcttatacatatttttattaataaaaggcatttttactttttcgtttacataatatatttatgtgtaatagaaaaggtccattgatattttgttagaaatattattcttaagttgttaagaatatgagtgacaatatttctagcacaaagtattataaataggttcacaatcgaggatacttcataataaggacatgacttatccagaaagattgtattcatgtttgttcccaagttatttatatgagatataaataagatagaatagtgagtctcatgccatataacaaacatgataggcacttataaatgataagtaggccgaaccagtgcatataatctttagacctgagatagcacagttatcttgtatataggtagtttgagtttgatactgctttcatacttgtactgtgtatgggtatatgggcatctgttggctcctactagttatatatggaggtaggtgttgatcaagatggaatctgttcctctaagtaaat is a window encoding:
- the LOC110649489 gene encoding protein SUPPRESSOR OF GENE SILENCING 3 isoform X1 — protein: MDDNSDPFPQLGSVYRKGSGGSHVKRSSKNVANVIIESAHRYSGKIAAEGRGPQISTPSAWERPKLMYKLGMQINSNAKTNQNADSKNYSSCGNEFSSQQSSYFEQGQIGSAPQVGSRKLNGGEERKIKDEISNYQVGGVSDDKNRIVDNRDDEEIFGSSDDDELFDDDFDLYTSEKSTEMRKKSKWCNAFFDDLEKLTVEELNSPGRKWHCPACIGGPGAIDWYRGLEPLMYHAMMRKTRRAKLHRVFAELLDEETRKKGLSLSPLGVAFGRWQGLNERVKDYEIVWPPMVVIMNTRYEQEENGKYIGMGNRELLDHFKTYAALKARHSYGPQGHRGISVLIFDDTAAGYLEAVRLHKHFKEQGRDRDAWDSNRFPFCSGGKRQLYGYMALKEDLHIFNLHSQGRSKLKYEMRSYQEMVEKRIKQINEDSQQLVRFKDKITQEQKHSKVLAESVSRLSEELCKTIEKNHSMRRRTKLLLEENKGQTNFQEQFFNDQIKIIHQAIDAKEDNFEKLQQEKWEKFEQSNANLSTINDTNRMEDMVSFIKSQDKEREEFEAERKKLIETHEDKKSSIMKRYWEELLELEKELENELKQLMEKYNKDHPGMKTSNN
- the LOC110649489 gene encoding protein SUPPRESSOR OF GENE SILENCING 3 isoform X2 → MDDNSDPFPQLGSVYRKGSGGSHVKRSSKNVANVIIESAHRYSGKIAAEGRGPQISTPSAWERPKLMYKLGMQINSNAKTNQNADSKNYSSCGNEFSSQQSSYFEQGQIGSAPQVGSRKLNGGEERKIKDEISNYQVGGVSDDKNRIVDNRDDEEIFGSSDDDELFDDDFDLYTSEKSTEMRKKSKWCNAFFDDLEKLTVEELNSPGRKWHCPACIGGPGAIDWYRGLEPLMYHAMMRKTRRAKLHRVFAELLDEETRKKGLSLSPLGVAFGRWQGLNERVKDYEIVWPPMVVIMNTRYEQEENGKYIGMGNRELLDHFKTYAALKARHSYGPQGHRGISVLIFDDTAAGYLEAVRLHKHFKEQGRDRDAWDSNRFPFCSGGKRQLYGYMALKEDLHIFNLHSQGRSKLKYEMRSYQEMVEKRIKQINEDSQQLVRFKDKITQEQKHSKVLAESVSRLSEELCKTIEKNHSMRRRTKLLLEENKGQDGGYG